The following proteins are encoded in a genomic region of Gemmatimonadaceae bacterium:
- a CDS encoding energy transducer TonB — translation MANDHAEDAMLRTLLESKALPTRRAGGTLISVGVHTAAIALAIATTARATAAPRTYVIRSTPVTYVAPLRPRESLRSRSNGSSVSGMVVPTIEYVDVPPIFAPTYVNTKPCCPYPSESWGNPTIVPSGLVARPGGLGSGTPDIYTTAQVEKAATPVASNPRPVYPAGLRAAQVEGSVTARFVVDTTGLAEPGSIAFPEASQAQFADAVREALLRSRYLPAMIGDRRVRQLVEQRFAFTLTR, via the coding sequence GTGGCCAACGACCATGCGGAGGATGCGATGCTGCGCACGCTGTTGGAGTCAAAGGCACTACCGACTCGCCGCGCCGGCGGGACGCTCATCAGCGTCGGCGTGCACACGGCAGCAATCGCACTGGCGATCGCCACGACAGCTCGAGCGACAGCCGCGCCGCGAACGTACGTAATCCGAAGCACGCCCGTAACGTACGTCGCCCCGCTGCGGCCACGTGAGTCGCTTCGCTCGCGGAGCAATGGCTCGTCGGTGAGCGGCATGGTCGTTCCGACCATCGAGTACGTGGATGTTCCACCGATCTTCGCGCCGACCTACGTGAACACGAAGCCGTGCTGTCCGTATCCAAGTGAATCCTGGGGTAACCCGACGATAGTTCCTTCCGGACTCGTCGCGCGTCCCGGAGGTCTCGGCAGCGGTACGCCCGACATCTACACGACAGCTCAGGTCGAGAAGGCGGCAACGCCTGTAGCGAGCAACCCGCGTCCCGTGTATCCAGCAGGCCTGCGCGCCGCGCAGGTCGAGGGCTCGGTGACCGCGCGCTTTGTCGTCGACACCACCGGGCTCGCCGAACCGGGATCGATCGCATTCCCGGAGGCATCCCAAGCGCAATTCGCCGACGCCGTGCGCGAAGCGCTCCTGCGCTCGCGCTATCTGCCGGCGATGATAGGCGATCGTCGAGTACGGCAGCTCGTCGAGCAGCGCTTCGCGTTCACGTTGACGCGATAA
- a CDS encoding amidase, with translation MSPSRREVLIQLAAFAALPLPRLRFTATDPLDGTIADYQTGRRRGEWSATEVTTRALERCRADGSKWRAIDVLSVAALADARASDARLRAGQLRGPLDGVPVFAKAIYDMNGLPTTGSNADWARLFPDSVRRDAIEVTRMRAAGAVVLGKTAADDFAYRGNGTSSHTGQVLNPHDPTGTRTPGGSSAGSAVAVADGMAFAALGTDDGGSNRIPAQFTGVVGMKPTFGLVPRTGVIPTWPYLDTHGPLARFVADAALLLAAIAGPDASDPLALTSAWDAAPLSALRADALSGVRLGVVDAHVPRAQMSAEAVAAWDRALGDLRAAGASAESFASPITLANYRAAFTNAARERGDVAVDPKSPAPTANALLRYFEGRTSDARAAVRSGYGAYRSFYDVLPATFEECEPLLDHPMTDDPAGRSFARSRAEIVRQLADAMRAAGVSAMVYPTMPFNAPRAVDPWPNIRTTLGYGNWLGLPEVSVPAGMGTDNMPALNLSVVGLPGTDARVLAYAHAYEQHSHRFVPPPRT, from the coding sequence ATGTCACCTAGTCGCCGCGAAGTGCTCATTCAGCTCGCCGCCTTCGCCGCGCTGCCGCTACCGCGGCTACGCTTCACCGCGACCGATCCGCTCGACGGTACGATCGCGGACTATCAAACCGGCCGCCGGCGTGGCGAGTGGAGCGCGACCGAGGTGACAACCCGGGCCCTCGAGCGCTGCCGGGCCGACGGATCGAAGTGGCGTGCGATCGACGTGCTGTCCGTGGCGGCACTTGCCGATGCTCGCGCGTCGGATGCGCGGCTGCGCGCGGGCCAGCTACGCGGACCGCTCGACGGAGTTCCGGTGTTTGCCAAGGCGATCTACGACATGAACGGTTTGCCGACGACGGGCTCGAACGCCGACTGGGCACGCCTCTTCCCCGATTCCGTTAGGCGCGACGCGATCGAAGTCACGCGCATGCGCGCCGCCGGCGCCGTCGTCCTCGGCAAAACAGCCGCCGACGATTTCGCTTATCGTGGCAACGGGACGAGCAGTCACACGGGACAGGTGCTCAACCCGCACGACCCGACGGGCACCCGCACACCGGGCGGATCGAGCGCTGGCTCTGCCGTCGCCGTCGCGGACGGGATGGCCTTCGCCGCGTTAGGCACGGACGACGGCGGCTCGAATCGTATTCCCGCCCAGTTCACCGGCGTCGTCGGGATGAAGCCGACCTTCGGTCTCGTGCCACGCACCGGTGTGATACCGACCTGGCCCTATCTCGACACACACGGTCCACTCGCGCGCTTCGTCGCCGACGCGGCGCTGCTGCTCGCGGCGATCGCGGGCCCCGATGCGTCGGACCCGCTCGCACTCACGAGTGCGTGGGACGCTGCACCGTTGTCGGCACTGCGCGCGGATGCGCTGTCGGGCGTGCGGCTCGGCGTCGTCGACGCGCACGTCCCACGCGCGCAGATGAGCGCTGAGGCCGTCGCCGCCTGGGATCGCGCGTTAGGCGATCTCCGCGCCGCTGGCGCTAGTGCCGAGTCATTCGCGTCGCCGATTACTTTGGCGAACTATCGGGCCGCCTTCACAAACGCAGCGCGCGAGCGCGGCGACGTCGCCGTCGATCCCAAATCGCCTGCGCCGACCGCGAATGCGCTGCTCCGCTACTTCGAGGGCCGCACCAGCGACGCGCGCGCGGCGGTGCGCAGCGGCTACGGCGCCTATCGCTCTTTCTATGACGTGCTCCCCGCGACATTCGAGGAATGCGAGCCCCTCCTCGACCATCCGATGACGGACGATCCGGCGGGTCGTTCCTTCGCGCGCTCGCGCGCGGAAATCGTCAGGCAGCTTGCCGACGCCATGCGTGCCGCCGGCGTGTCGGCGATGGTCTATCCGACGATGCCATTCAACGCTCCGCGTGCCGTCGATCCCTGGCCGAACATCCGGACGACGCTTGGCTACGGCAACTGGCTCGGCTTGCCGGAGGTGTCCGTCCCCGCTGGAATGGGGACGGACAACATGCCGGCGCTCAATCTCTCGGTCGTCGGCTTGCCGGGTACCGACGCGCGCGTGCTCGCATATGCCCACGCGTACGAGCAGCACTCTCATCGCTTCGTGCCCCCACCGCGCACCTGA
- a CDS encoding TIM barrel protein, which translates to MPSRRDFLRYLGVGAAGAVLPFRVMRSSTAMRAPGDMQFGYAAITWGGNDEQAIDDIADLGFPGIQLRASVLAKFADQPFALRDLLAQHHLAFVALSSGNVSIDPAVEARTIDEHVAHAKFLRDAGGLYLQLIDERPQGWPVDATNIGRLGRLLTEIGKRTADVGIPVAYHPHMGSIGEKPNDADRVLDASDPKYVRLLLDVAHYQVGGGDPAAAIRKYRDRLLLLHIKDVRRPIRESGPSYEFVELGRGSVDLPAVFAALRDVKFRGWAIVELDAVPDHAHTPKESAEISKRYLQDVIGMRVLSS; encoded by the coding sequence ATGCCTTCACGTCGTGACTTTCTTCGCTATCTCGGTGTCGGTGCGGCCGGCGCCGTGTTGCCTTTTCGCGTGATGCGCTCGAGCACTGCAATGAGAGCGCCGGGCGATATGCAATTCGGGTATGCCGCCATTACGTGGGGCGGCAACGACGAGCAGGCGATCGATGACATCGCCGACCTCGGATTTCCAGGCATCCAACTCCGCGCGAGCGTCCTCGCCAAGTTCGCGGATCAGCCGTTCGCGCTACGGGATCTGTTGGCGCAGCACCATCTGGCGTTCGTCGCTCTATCGAGCGGCAACGTGTCGATCGATCCCGCGGTGGAGGCACGCACGATCGACGAGCACGTCGCGCACGCGAAGTTCCTGCGCGATGCGGGAGGATTGTATCTCCAGCTCATCGATGAGCGGCCGCAAGGATGGCCGGTCGACGCAACGAACATCGGGCGGCTCGGCCGCCTGTTGACCGAGATCGGAAAGCGGACGGCCGACGTCGGCATCCCGGTCGCCTACCATCCACATATGGGGAGTATCGGGGAGAAGCCTAACGATGCGGACCGCGTGCTCGATGCGAGCGACCCGAAGTACGTTCGGCTGTTGCTGGACGTCGCGCACTATCAGGTGGGCGGAGGAGATCCAGCCGCCGCGATCCGGAAGTACAGGGATCGGCTGCTGCTCCTTCACATCAAGGATGTGCGCCGGCCGATTCGCGAGAGCGGTCCGTCGTACGAGTTCGTCGAGCTCGGACGAGGCTCGGTCGATTTGCCCGCCGTGTTCGCGGCGCTTCGCGACGTCAAGTTTCGCGGCTGGGCAATCGTGGAGCTGGACGCCGTGCCCGATCACGCGCACACGCCGAAGGAATCGGCGGAGATCAGCAAACGCTACCTGCAGGACGTGATCGGCATGCGTGTTCTATCATCCTGA